tgacAATAGTCTCTCTCTGACGATTTCATAACTTCTATTGGGCCCTCTGTATTCgttttaacatggtatcagagccataccctaaacttagtcgtgccaatagattggtaaattctcaaatgtcgaacaaacgactccaaaagaaaagaagtcaaGTCTCTTCGAagacagtaaaaaatgactaagactccaaaggagtcgagcttcAATCAaagggaggcgtactttgttcgagagaaggtgttggatgatgagagtcccacatcggctaatttagggaatgatcatgagtttataatcaaagaatactctctccattggtgtgagacattttggagaagcccaaagtaaacccatgagagcttatgctcaaaccggacaatatcatacaattgtgggaGAAATGCTCATAACATACCGAGTCATaaatcaattctttttaaaattaatctattaaacaaatttataattgaacATATCAAGATACGCACGTTaatcttataaatttataaagttaCCGGGCGGCGAACAGGTTCAAATATAAACAGAGAAACAAGGGTAAAAGTGAAATATCATATCAAGAAAAGGGTAATATTGAGAATTTACGAAGGGGGCCGTCGAAGGTCGGCGGCTAGGCGCGCGTGAAAATTGCCGTATATATAGCGCCAGCCCTCAAGTTTGTCTCCGCGAAGATTCATCGAACCAAAAGcctctcttcttcatttctgaCTCTCAGTAACATCAACTCGCTTTCTCCTTCCTTTggtctccctctctctctctctctctctctctctctctctctctctctctctctctgtctgtctctctctctctctctgtctctctctcgaGGCATCGCCGGAAGGCAGAAGCTCACCTTCCTTCTTCACGGAGGCCGTCGACGATCTACGCGTTGCGGCGTCTATTTCTTAGTTACAGAAACAAATTCGGTTTCCGCGTCTGTCGTATTTCAGAGATTCGCTATCTGtaagtttcattttattagaaattgaTGCGTTTCAACCTAGAATCTGGATGTTGATATAGCTATTCTTGTTTCCGATGGTGAGAATTGTAATTTATTATGCTATTGGCTGCTTGTTCGTTCTTGCTTCATGTTCGTCTCGAACGGAGAACTAATTTTAGCATTTCGAAGATCTATTGTTGTTTTAGAGTCGGAATgatttctctttcatttcGGAGCAATTTTATAGAATATTGATGGTGTTagttcttctcttcaatggTGAGAATCGCAATTTCGAGTGCTACAAGTTATTTCTTCTcttgtttcatatttttcttgaactgGCGAGCTTATTCTAGCACTCCGATGATCTATTCGTATTTCAGAATCGGTAAAGAATGATTTCTCTATGAATACGGAGTCATTGAGTTTAATACCGATAGTGTTATTCTTGTCTCTGGTGGTGAGAATCGTAATTCCTTATGCTATAGATCATATCTGCTTATTCTTCATATTTTCGTGGAACTGGAGATCTTTTCTAGCACTCCAAAGatcttgttgtttttttaaagaatgatTTGTATATGGACTCGGAGTCGttaatttcaatattgcaGATATTTCTAATAATTCTTGCCGTCTTATTTAACCTTGTCATGgattattttgattataaatttgatttccaAGTTTGTATGGTCGGAACTGAAGTACTATCAGTTGTGACTAACTATTCTTTCACAAAGAACTCTCAGAAATTGTATTAAACGAGagtaaaattttgtaatattatgGATTATTTTGATTGTAAATTTGATTTCCAAGTTTGTATGGTCGGAACTGAAGTACTGTCAGTTGTGACTAACTATTCTTTCACAAAGAACTCTCAGAAATTGTATTAAACGAAAGTAAAATTTTGTACTATTAAGGTTAGGTTTCAagttttttaatcttcttctcCTACTTGAAAGCCGAGTTTATAGCTACATCAGGTTTCAAGTTTTTGAAGTTCTACTAGAGTCGATCAAGTTGTTTGATAGcttctttattcttcttttgtgATTTTTGTTAATTGCATTAATGTCTCGACTTATGGCTAGGTTAATATCAAGCTGTAGGCAGATgactttttgagtttttttttttttttttttttttttttttttttttttttttttttttttttttttttttttttttttttttcgtttttcagTTGAATTAACCATTTATTGGCCCTTCCTGATGTTCTTATTCTAGTATTCTCTAGATctatttgtaaattaaaattgttaaaaaatgatttctgaatgaaattttggaaTTATTAAGTTGAATATTAAAGGTTCTTGCCAGGGTTTCTGGCTTTGTAATTTAGAATGGACAATGTTTTTTGACATTGTAAATTTGCAGTTGATTAtcgaaattttgaatttgttttccTGGTTAGTTTGCTTGGGATTCAAGTACTGTAGTCTGGACCGTATcaagataatattaaataaacaaattctcATAAATTAGTAGAGACACATGCCAAATTTTGTCATGGTTAGGTGGCTTTCAAGTTTATAGTCACAACTCACATGGTCACATTGGTTCCAAGTTCTGAAATTCTATGGACGTGAATCAATGTGGTTGCCATGTAGTTGATGGTcacttttgtaatttttatggatTGTATCCATGTCCCAACTTCAGGCTAGTTTTATATCATGCTGGAAGCAAATGATTCTGTGAAATTGACCATTGGATTGGCCGAGCAGACTAACCCCTAGGGTGTGCTCACTACTAAAACACAAATAATTCGAAGTTATTTATACATAAGCTACAACAGAAGCAGTTGGTTGGAACATTCtatgtaaatattaaataagtttaattaCATTTGAAATGTCAAAAAAAGTTTGGTGTAAGGTAGTATTTCTGGGAATAAATGAACCTCCCAACTAGTTTTACCTGTTTGTGCTAGTGAACTTGAAACACCATTTCCCCCTTTCTTCTACAAGTGGAAACTAATTGTTCTGGGAAGTTTTCagcttctttattttatacttCAATCAGAGTTTGAACGGTTTCCATTTAGTTCAAAGCCCCTTATTTGTAAGATAGATTTATTTCCTCTACTTTTCTGCTATAGAAAACTCTGGTCTGGGTTAACGGTACTATAGATAAAGATGTTCGTTATTTGATATTTCATAGACTTTGCAGGTGCATTTTGGTAGCCAAAAATTATGGCGTCTCTGAAAGACCTGCTTCCTGCTGTAAAGTCAACAGCTGTGACACAGTACGATCACTCAAATGATCCATGGTTCAAGCAGCGGTTAAGTTCATCAGAAGCAGAACAAACTTCTGTTGTTAAGGCCAATCCTGTACCACCTTACTTGAAGCGTAGTGGATTTATTCCTCGGAAAGTAGAGGATTTTGGAGATGGTGGTGCTTTCCCAGAGATTCACATTGCTCAATACCCACTCGACATGGGTAGAGACAAATCATCAAAGCCTGGATCAAAGATCCTTCCTGTTACGGTGGATGCCCATGGAAATGTTGCATATGATGCCATTGTAAAACAgaatgaaaattctaaaaagatTGTTTATTCACAACATAAAGACCTCATTCCAAAGATCTTGAAGACTGATGAAGAGAATGATGAGGATGAAGAGATGCAGAAAGAGATTGAAGAAACAACCGAGGAAACGAAGTCTGCACTTGAAAAGATAGTGAATGTAAGATTGAGTGCAGCTCAGCCTAAAAATGTAGCCAAGCAATCATcagattcaaaatttatcaAGTATAAGCCATCTCAGCAATCAGCAGCTTTTAATTCAGGTGCCAAGGAGAGAATCATTAGAATGGTGGAAATGCCAGTAGATCCACTCGAGCCTCCAAAGTTCAAGCATAAGCGTGTTCCTAGAGCTTCTGGGTCTCCTCCTGTGCCAGTCATGCATTCCCCTCCTCGTCCTGTCACCGTGAAGGATCAACAGGATTGGAAGATTCCACCTTGTATTTCAAATTGGAAGAATCCGAAAGGTTATACAATCCCACTTGACAAGCGTCTTGCAGCTGATGGCAGAGGCCTTCAAGAAGTTCAAATCAACGACAATTTCGCAAAGCTATCTGAAGCATTGTATGTTGCAGAACAGAAAGCAAGAGAAGCAGTTGCAATGAGATCTAAGGTTCAGAAAGAAATGCTTATGAAgcagaaggagaagaaggaatTGGAGCTTCGAGCCTTAGCTCAAAAGGCTCGGTCTGAGAGGACTGGTGCTGCACCTCCGCCTGCAGTTTCTTATCCATCTGAGAGGAGCACTGCAGATAGAGACACTTCTGAGATGAAAGAGGAGTTCGAGCATattagagaaaaagagaaggctTTATCAAAGGAGACGAGGGAAGAAAGGGAAGAGCGATTGCAGCGTGAGAAGATTCGTGAGGAACGACGTAGAgagagggaaagggaaagaaggTTGGAAGCCAAAGATGCAGCAATGGGGAAGAGGAGTAAGATTACAAGAGATAGAGATCGTGATATTAGTGAGAAGGTTGCACTTGGAATGGCTTCTACCGGAGCAGGTAGAGAGGGAGAAGTTATGTATGATCAGAGGCTATTTAACCAAGATAAAGGAATGGACTCGGGATTTGCCAACGACGACCAGTACAATATATACGACAAGGGCTTATTTACCGCTCAGCCCACTCTCTCAACCCTTTACAGACCTAAAAAAGATGCCGATTCTGATATGTACGGAGGTGCTGACGAACAGTTAGACAAGATTATGAAGACCGATCGCTTCAAACCAGACAAGTCATTTTCAGGCACTGCAGAAAGGTCTGGACCTAGAGACAGACCGGTGGAGTTCGAAAGAGAAGTCGAAGAAGCCGATCCATTTGGACTGGATCAGTTCTTGACTGAAGTGAAGAAAGGTAAGAAAGCTATGGATAAAGTTGGCAGTGGTGGGACAATGAGAGCCAGTGGTGGTTCATCAACGCGAGACGGCTATGATGGTGGCTCCGGTAGAAGTCGCATTGGATTTGAAAGAGGGCATTAGAAGGTACAAATCCAATCAGTTTTATCTTGTGTTTCAATTATATTACTACTGGCATTAGAAGGTACCCTCCCAAAAGCGCTTCTGAACTATGAGTAAGATAATATTTGATTGCCATTTTACtccatatttttatctttctaTGCTTTATTGCGTTGGAAAATCTTTAATTCGTTTGGatggattgaatttttctttgcGANAAGTAAAATTTTGTACTATTAAGGTTAGGTTTCAagttttttaatcttcttctcCTACTTGAAAGCCGAGTTTATAGCTACATCAGGTTTCAAGTTTTTGAAGTTCTACTAGAGTCGATCAAGTTGTTTGATAGcttctttattcttcttttgtgATTTTTGTTAATTGCATTAATGTCTCGACTTATGGCTAGGTTAATATCAAGCTGTAGGCAGATgactttttgagtttttttttttttttttttttttttttttttttttttttt
The nucleotide sequence above comes from Cucurbita pepo subsp. pepo cultivar mu-cu-16 chromosome LG11, ASM280686v2, whole genome shotgun sequence. Encoded proteins:
- the LOC111805256 gene encoding SNW/SKI-interacting protein A-like produces the protein MASLKDLLPAVKSTAVTQYDHSNDPWFKQRLSSSEAEQTSVVKANPVPPYLKRSGFIPRKVEDFGDGGAFPEIHIAQYPLDMGRDKSSKPGSKILPVTVDAHGNVAYDAIVKQNENSKKIVYSQHKDLIPKILKTDEENDEDEEMQKEIEETTEETKSALEKIVNVRLSAAQPKNVAKQSSDSKFIKYKPSQQSAAFNSGAKERIIRMVEMPVDPLEPPKFKHKRVPRASGSPPVPVMHSPPRPVTVKDQQDWKIPPCISNWKNPKGYTIPLDKRLAADGRGLQEVQINDNFAKLSEALYVAEQKAREAVAMRSKVQKEMLMKQKEKKELELRALAQKARSERTGAAPPPAVSYPSERSTADRDTSEMKEEFEHIREKEKALSKETREEREERLQREKIREERRRERERERRLEAKDAAMGKRSKITRDRDRDISEKVALGMASTGAGREGEVMYDQRLFNQDKGMDSGFANDDQYNIYDKGLFTAQPTLSTLYRPKKDADSDMYGGADEQLDKIMKTDRFKPDKSFSGTAERSGPRDRPVEFEREVEEADPFGLDQFLTEVKKGKKAMDKVGSGGTMRASGGSSTRDGYDGGSGRSRIGFERGH